A genomic stretch from Suncus etruscus isolate mSunEtr1 chromosome 17, mSunEtr1.pri.cur, whole genome shotgun sequence includes:
- the RD3L gene encoding protein RD3-like — MPLFSWMKWPKYTCKSTHGPSSDVVTRTLLRELKWHLKERERLIQEIENEQKVRKTGVDYNWLKNYQNPYVTIPVTEQRQLEILCSQVQPCQTGTVLSRFREVLAENDVLPWEIVYIFQQVLKDFLSSADSSSQHGGLEETRGTGYPTLQGTDPQQHATPLGQEEIPTISSYVDKNIKNRFPTFSQRIWNLPYYYPSSYF; from the exons ATGCCGCTTTTTAGCTGGATGAAATGGCCAAAGTACACCTGCAAATCCACACATGGCCCTAGCTCAGACGTGGTGACGAGGACTCTGCTTCGGGAACTGAAGTGGCATCTAAAGGAGAGAGAGCGACTAATACAAGAAattgaaaatgaacaaaaagtcAGAAAAACAGGTGTTGATTACAATTGGCTGAAGAACTACCAGAACCCATACGTGACTATCCCAGTGACTGAACAAAGGCAACTTGAAATTCTTTGCTCCCAAGTTCAACCTTGCCAAACAGGCACAGTCCTCAGCAG ATTTCGAGAAGTTCTGGCAGAAAATGATGTGCTCCCCTGGGAAATTGTCTACATCTTCCAGCAAGTTTTGAAAGACTTCTTGAGCAGTGCTGACAGCAGCAGTCAACATGGGGGCCTGGAAGAGACCAGGGGCACAGGGTACCCCACTCTACAGGGCACTGACCCCCAGCAACATGCTACACCTTTGGGTCAAGAAGAAATACCCACGATTTCTAGCTATGTGGACAAAAACATCAAGAACAGATTTCCAACATTCTCACAGAGAATATGGAATCTACCGTATTATTACCCTTCCAGTTACTTCTAA